The Dehalococcoidales bacterium DNA segment ACCTGGATCCCGATTTTCATCGGGATGACAAGATATTGTAAAGCTTAATCATTGTCATTCCGGCACGTTCGCTTCGCTCAGTATAAACTCCAGCCGGAATCCAGAGGGGGGATAAGGCAGCGGGGACTACATCATCCAGGACTTTATTTCAGGCCGCCTGCCCCACCGGGTATAGAGTTACTGCCGGAAAGGGCGCGGGGGGCTTTATTTTTGATTCTGGGCGTTCCGGGAAGGGTCTGACCAGGGGTTCCGGCCACACTTTAGTCCTTAGCGCCTTGATGGGGAGGGGATGGGCATAGCGGAACCGGGCCATCAGCTCATTGTGGGTCAGGGAAGCCGTCACCGGCGCCGCGACAGGCCGGGTTAAAGCCGTACAGGGCTTTTCCGCCGGGCGGACGTAGCAGAATATCCGGGCCATCTCCAGGTAATCAAGGTCGAACTCCGGGCGGTCGCCATCGAATTGGTCATTTAATACCCGGATATCATCCATCTCCGAGGCGCGGTAGAGCTGCCAGCCCGGCACCGCGCCCAGCTCGCTGAAGCCCGCCGTCTGGTAGCAGATGAGCGACTCGTTGTCAGCTTCGCCTTTGAGGGTGATGCCCAGGCAGTAAGGCTCCGCCGTGCGGGAACCGCCGCGGTAAAAGAACTCGATTTTGCGGAGCTGCCTTATGGCCGCGCAGACGGTCCGGCGCCGCAGGTCCCGCGCCGCGGGGAAACCCAATATGTGCCAGATGCTCATGCCGGCCTCCGGTTTCTCACCACCCAACTCTAGGCAAAGACGGGCATTTTGTCAACCGTGACGGGCGGTTATCAATGACGCTTTGTTTATTTGTTTTTTTTATTTTTTTCCTTCTTTTACGAGTGAGCCGAACGCGGGAATTGTTTTTTTGTTTATGTCAATTCAGCTTCAAAATCCGGGCATTTGTTTTTTTGTTTATGTTAAGCGGGGTAAGGGAGAGTTTATAGTAAACAGTTTATAGTAAACAGTTTACAGTTATCAGTATAGAGGGGTGAACGGGGAAAAGGAAGGGGAAGATGACGCGGAGGAGAGGAGGTAATTAGTAATTTGTAGTTAGTAATTAGGAGATTGAGGGGATGGGTGGCTGGCCTTTTCTTCCGGCTCCCTCTCCGCTGGCAGAGAGGGAGCGATTGATTGTTGAGATTTGGGGATAGTGTTATTAAGACCGGGGATGACGGTGAGTTTATAAATGAGTGAGATTGCTTCGTCGCTGCGCTCCTCGCAATGACAAGTCAAGGAGCGGATTCCCGTTTGCGCTGGACCCTTCGACAGGTCCCGATTCCTGCGTCATGTCCCGATTCCCTATGGTCATGCGGGACACCGGATGAGGTACGAATCGGTGCGGGATGGCGACAAAGTCGCTCACTCAGGGTGAGCGGGGGGATAAGGGGGTGTCATGCCACTTTGATGCGGCCCCGGTTAGCTGTCACGCGGCCGATGATGGCCGCTTCTTTCACGCCCTGGGCGTGCAGTTTTTTTAACAGTTTTGATGCCTTGGCCGCCGGCACGGCGATGAGCAGGCCGCCGGAGGTCTGGGGGTCATAGAGGATGTCCTGGAGAATCTGGGGCACGTCCGCGCCCATATCCACCATGTGCTGGCGGTACTCCCGGTTGCGGCCGGTGCCGCCGGGCACCATGCCCATCGCGGCATAATCTTTAGCCTCCGGGAAGACCGGCACGGCGGCGGCATCTATTTCCAGTCCGATGTCCGCGCCCTCCAGCATCTCGCCGGCATGGCCCAGCAGCCCGAAGCCGGTAATGTCCTTGCAGGCGTGGACGCCCACCTCCTGCATGATTTCAGAGGCGGCGCGGTTGAGGGCAGCCATGGAGTCGGTCACGCGGGCGATAGCGGCCGCGCTGGCGAAGTCGCCCTTGATGGCGGTGCTGATGATGCCGGTGCCCAGCGGCTTGGTGAGAATGAGCTTATCGCCGGCTTGGGCGGTGCCGTTATGCACCACTTTATCCGGGTGGATGGTGCCGGTCACGGCCAGCCCGTACTTCAGCTCGGGGTCGTCCACGGTATGGCCGCCCAGCAGGATTACCCCGGCCTGGTGCATCTGGTCGAGGCCGCCCCGCAGCACCTCCCGCAAGATGGCGAAGTCCATAGTATCTTTAGGGAAGCAGACGACGTTCAGCGCCGTGATGGGCTTGCCGCCCATGGCATAGACATCACTCAGGGAATTGGCCACGGCGATGCGCCCGAAGTCGTAGGGGTCATCGACAATCGGCGTAAAGAAGTCCACCGTCTGCACGATAGCGAGGTCGGGGGTAAGTTTATAGACGCCGGCGTCCTCCGCCCGCTCCATGCCCGCGATGAGATTGGGGTCGGACTGAAAAGGCAGCCCGGCGAGCACTTTAGCGAGGTCGCCCGGACCTATCTTACAAGCTCAACCCGCACCATGAACGGTCTCGGTGAGGCGCAGTTTTTTAACCTCATCATCCATTCAAGCCACCTCCGATTAGATAGTAACGACCTTGTCCGCCGCCAGCAGGTGCGCCACGATATCCGGCATTTTGGTAACCTCGCCGGCTTGCAGCTTCGCCCGCAGCTCGTAAAA contains these protein-coding regions:
- the selD gene encoding selenide, water dikinase SelD, which codes for MDDEVKKLRLTETVHGAGUACKIGPGDLAKVLAGLPFQSDPNLIAGMERAEDAGVYKLTPDLAIVQTVDFFTPIVDDPYDFGRIAVANSLSDVYAMGGKPITALNVVCFPKDTMDFAILREVLRGGLDQMHQAGVILLGGHTVDDPELKYGLAVTGTIHPDKVVHNGTAQAGDKLILTKPLGTGIISTAIKGDFASAAAIARVTDSMAALNRAASEIMQEVGVHACKDITGFGLLGHAGEMLEGADIGLEIDAAAVPVFPEAKDYAAMGMVPGGTGRNREYRQHMVDMGADVPQILQDILYDPQTSGGLLIAVPAAKASKLLKKLHAQGVKEAAIIGRVTANRGRIKVA